The Branchiostoma floridae strain S238N-H82 chromosome 8, Bfl_VNyyK, whole genome shotgun sequence genome has a segment encoding these proteins:
- the LOC118420872 gene encoding GPN-loop GTPase 1-like produces MAEARVEDGACAAEPNISAQQTSDPGGSTQTGGTKPTCILVLGMAGSGKTTFVQRLNAHMHAQKTPPYVINLDPAVYEVPYPANIDIRDTVKYKEVMKQYGLGPNGGIITSLNLFATRFDQVMKYVEKRANEFKHVILDTPGQIEVFTWSASGSIITESLASGFPTVVVYVMDIARSVNPVTFMSNMLYACSILYKTKLPFIVVMNKIDIVNHSFAVEWLTDFEAFQDALAQEESYASNLTRSLSLVLDEFYANLRTVGVSAVTGQGMAEFLQAVDSAAQEYETQYKPEYERLKKEKESAEQQEKLKQLDRLKRDMGEGEAVPMETATPVRPDAAPSHSKAPEVMLTKGPDEDDELDSDDLDEEMTERREEAAFKAFLESQKAHPQSKQDKS; encoded by the exons ATGGCGGAAGCGCGGGTAGAAGATGGAGCATGTGCGGCCGAACCAAACATTTCTGCTCAACAAACCTCCGATCCAGGCGGTTCCACACAGACTGGGGGCACCAAACCCACCTGTATCCTGGTGCTGGGCATGGCAGGGTCCGGGAAGACCACGTTCGTGCAGAGACTGAacgcacacatgcacgcacagaAAACCCCGCCGTATGTCATCAACCTGGACCCTGCTGTGTATGAG GTTCCATATCCAGCCAACATTGACATCAGAGACACAGTGAAGTATAAGGAAGTGATGAAGCAGTACGGCCTGGGTCCTAACGGTGGCATCATCACATCTCTCAACCTGTTTGCTACACGCTTCGACCAGGTCATGAAGTATGTGGAGAAGAGAGCGAACGAGTTCAAACATGTCATCCTGGATACCCCAGGGCAAATTGAG GTGTTCACCTGGTCTGCGTCTGGTTCCATCATCACAGAGTCTCTCGCCTCTGGTTTCCCCACGGTGGTTGTGTACGTCATGGACATCGCTCGAAGCGTCAACCCTGTCACATTCATGTCTAACATGCTGTACGCCTGCAGCATCCTGTACAAGACCAAACTCCCTTTCATTGTCGTCATGAACAAGATCGACATTGTCAATCACTCTTTTGCTGTCGAGTGGCTGACAGATTTTGAGGCATTCCAGGATGCTCTAGCGCAGGAGGAATCGTACGCGAGCAACCTGACGCGATCCCTGAGCCTTGTGTTGGACGAGTTTTACGCTAATTTGAGAACAGTGGGTGTGTCGGCGGTGACAGGTCAGGGGATGGCAGAGTTCCTACAGGCAGTGGACAGTGCAGCTCAGGAGTATGAGACTCAGTACAAGCCAGAGTATGAGAG GTTAAAGAAGGAGAAGGAGTCAGCTGAGCAGCAGGAGAAGCTGAAACAGCTGGACAGACTCAAGAGGGACATGGGAGAGGGCGAGGCTGTTCCCATGGAAACGGCCACGCCTGTCAGACCGGATGCTGCACCCAGCCACTCCAAGGCCCCTGAGGTCATGCTGACAAAAG GtcctgatgaggatgatgaGCTGGACAGTGATGACCTGGATGAGGAGATGACAGAGAGGAGAGAGGAGGCAGCCTTTAAGGCATTCCTAGAGAGTCAAAAGGCTCACCCACAGAGCAAACAGGACAAGTCATGA
- the LOC118420874 gene encoding sodium/nucleoside cotransporter 1-like codes for MQFVIHKLAWLMQLTLGISGPEAVSAAGSIFLGLTDCAMLVRPFLPVMTNSELFTVMTSGFASIAGSVLAAFTSMGISASFLLTANVMAAPTSLALSKLVYPETDTRRHGNQKDDRLDIEIPKDRNLLEAASAGASMGVSIVAHIVGNLIAFLSLLAFINTVLTWLGGMVNIQDLTFQTICSYVFMPLAFLAGVPWEDCSVVAELFGTKTFLNEFVAYVDMSNIVKGHVPGKTLKHPRSVAIATFALCGFANFGSVGIQLGGMGTMAPGRRGDLADVALRSMLTGAMVGLLNACMAGLLYQDPVLSTVSTLNGTALLNSTQSCQYTGTLLDCMC; via the exons ATGCAGTTCGTCATCCACAAGCTGGCCTGGCTCATGCAGCTCACGCTAGGCATCTCGGGACCGGAGGCTGTCTCAGCAGCAGGCAGCATCTTCCTCGGACTG ACTGACTGTGCCATGTTGGTTCGCCCCTTCCTGCCTGTCATGACGAACTCGGAGCTGTTCACCGTGATGACTTCCGGGTTCGCTAGTATCGCGGGGTCCGTCCTGGCTGCATTCACGTCCATGGGAATCAG CGCGTCCTTCCTCCTGACAGCTAACGTGATGGCGGCACCCACGTCCCTGGCCCTGTCCAAGTTGGTCTACCCGGAGACAGACactcgtcgccatggcaaccaaaaGGACGACAGACTCGATATTGAGATACC GAAAGACAGAAACCTCCTGGAGGCGGCGTCAGCAGGAGCCAGCATGGGGGTGAGCATCGTGGCGCACATCGTGGGGAACCTGATCGCCTTCCTGTCCCTGCTGGCCTTCATCAACACTGTCCTGACCTGGCTGGGCGGGATGGTCAACATACAGGACCTCACCTtccag ACTATTTGTTCGTACGTGTTCATGCCTCTCGCGTTCCTTGCCGGTGTGCCGTGGGAGGACTGCAGTGTCGTAGCCGAGCTGTTTGGGACCAAGACCTTCCTGAACGAGTTTGTGGCGTACGTGGACATGAGTAACATCGTTAAGGGACACGTACCGGGGAAGACACTAAAG CATCCCCGGTCCGTCGCCATCGCCACCTTCGCCCTGTGCGGCTTCGCGAACTTCGGCAGTGTGGGGATCCAGCTGGGCGGGATGGGGACCATGGCGCCCGGCAGGCGGGGCGACCTGGCCGACGTCGCCCTGCGCTCCATGCTCACGGGGGCCATGGTCGGGCTCCTCAACGCCTGCATGGCCG GTCTACTGTACCAGGACCCTGTGCTGTCCACAGTCAGCACACTGAACGGCACAGCACTACTGAACAGCACACAGTCATGTCAATACACAGGGACTCTTCTGGACTGCATGTGTTAA
- the LOC118421804 gene encoding solute carrier family 28 member 3-like, producing the protein MSMNPQPDDTQVGVDVTELSNLTPVKDVDLEETEKEVTNETTKPPHVHGNVVTKTLSDWSAAYKTFLFTHKRTIKRVFVALLILLYVAFLISALVLNFCQSFALLVMTLVVLVYLMYAHARDRWGPKIAENYLKPCVRTVKPSWRYMKWLVLLGALLCIGLFLGLETAKYPDQLVSIGGYVTILLICFLCSKHPGQVRWRPVLWGLALQFCLGLFVLRTSVGFETFNFLGEKFEGFIKFADEGSAFVFGDLPVVTSPSGNLTDLTLTKAYLVHNVAFQVSSVYINYYPNL; encoded by the exons ATGTCGATGAACCCACAGCCGGACGACACGCAGGTGGGAGTTGACGTCACAGAATTGTCGAACCTGACACCTGTAAAAGACGTTGACCTTGAAGAAACAGAAAAGGAAGTGACCAATGAAACGACGAAACCACCGCATGTGCACGGCAACGTAGTTACGAAAACTCTCTCAGATTGGAGCGCCGCATACAAAACCTTCTTattcactcacaagagaacgATCAAACGGGTTTTTGTAGCGCTGTTGATTCTCCTGTACGTGGCATTCCTGATCTCCGCTCTGGTGTTGAACTTCTGTCAGTCCTTCGCACTTCTGGTAATGACCTTGGTGGTGCTGGTTTACCTCATGTACGCGCATGCGCGGGACAGATGGGGCCCTAAAATCGCAGAGAACTATTTGAAGCCTTGTGTAAGGACAGTAAAACCGTCATGGAGATACATGAAATG GTTGGTGCTCTTGGGAGCTCTGCTATGTATCGGTCTGTTTCTGGGTTTAGAGACTGCCAAATATCCGGACCAGCTCGTCTCCATAGGAGGCTACGTCACCATCCTCCTCATCTGTTTCCTGTGTTCCAAGCATCCTGGGCAG GTGAGATGGAGACCTGTGCTGTGGGGTCTCGCACTGCAGTTCTGTCTCGGTCTCTTCGTCCTGAGAACTTCTGTCGGGTTCGAGACCTTCAACTTTCTGGGTGAGAAGTTCGAAGGTTTCATCAAGTTTGCCGACGAAGGTTCGGCGTTCGTGTTCGGTGACCTTCCCGTGGTGACCAGTCCTTCTGGCAACCTGACTGACCTGACACTGACAAAGGCGTACTTGGTCCACAATGTTGCCTTCCAGGTGAGTTCAGTATATATCAATTATTACCCAAATCTATAA